TCGATCCCGCCGAGACGTTCGGTGGAGCGGGCCTGGTCCGCGGCGACCTGCTCGATCGTTGACGCAGGTGACCGACACCACCGGCGTACGACGACCCGCGCCCGAGCTGGTCCCCGAGCGCCTCACCGCGCCCGACCCGGGCTGGACCACGCAGGCCGACGTGGTCGTCATCGGCTCCGGCATTGCCGGGTTGACCGCGGCTCTGGGGATCCACGCGGAGGACGGCGGGCTCAAGCTTCTGGTCGTCACCAAGGACGTGCTCAACGCCGGGTCGACGCAGTGGGCGCAGGGCGGCATCGCAGCAGCCCTCGGCCCGGGCGACACCCCCGACCAACACGAGCGCGACACCCTGGTCGCGGGAGCGGGCGCCTGCGACATCGAAGCCGTGCGGGCACTGGTGACCGAGGGTCCCGACGCCGTGCGCGAGCTGATCGCACTGGGCACCAACTTCGACCACCACCCCGACGGCGAGCTGTCGCTCACCCGCGAGGGCGGCCACCACCGCGACCGCATCGCGCACGCCGGTGGTGACGCCACGGGTGCCGAGATCCAGCGGGCACTGATCGCCGCGGTCGAGCGCGCCCCCGAGATCGAGGTCATCCAGCACGCCCTGGCCGTCGACCTCTTGTTGGCTGCTGACGGCGGCGTTGCCGGGGTGACGCTGCACGTGCTCGGCGAGGGCCAGCGCGACGGCGTGGGTGCGGTGCACTGTCGTGCGGTCGTCCTCGCGAGCGGCGGCCTCGGCCAGGTGTTCTCCCAGTCGACCAACCCCACTGTCTCGACGGGCGACGGCATGGCGATCGCGCTTCGCGCCGGCGCCGTACTCCGCGATCTCGAGTTCGTGCAGTTCCACCCGACCGTGATGTACCTCGGCCCCGACTCCCAGGGCCAGCAGCCGCTCATCTCGGAGGCGGTGCGAGGCGAGGGCGCGTTCCTGGTGGACTTCGAAGGCGCTCGTTTCATGCAGGGGCAGCACGAGCTCGCCGACCTCGCTCCCCGCGACGTGGTGGCCAAGGCCATCACCCGGCGGATGATCGAGACCGGCCATCAGCACATGTGGCTCGACGCGACGCATCTCGGCCCCGAGTTCTGGGAGAAGCGCTTCCCGACCATCCTGGCGGTGTGCCGCGAGCACGGAGTCGACCCCGTCACCGAGCTGATCCCGGTGGCACCCGCCCAGCACTACGCGTCCGGCGGGGTGGCGACCGATCTCTACGGGCGTTCCAGCATTGCGGGGCTCTACGCCACCGGTGAGGTCGCCTGCTCCGGAGTCCACGGCGCCAACCGGCTGGCCTCCAACTCATTGCTCGAGGGGCTCGTCTTCTCGCGGCGGATCGCCGAGGTGCTTCCGGGTGAGCTGCGCGAGCGGGTGTCCGCCGCCAGCGACGATCGCTTGGCCTGGCTGGTCGCCGGCTCGCACCGCCGCGACCTGCAGGACGTCATGACGCGCCAGGTCGGCGTACTCCGCAACGACGCCGGGCTGCAGCGGGCGATGACCTACCTTCACGAGCTGGAGGCCGGTGACGCCGTACCCGGCACCGACGCCTGGGAGACCACGAACCTGCTGGCCATCAGCACCGCGCTTGCCCAGGCCGCGTTCATCCGCACGGAGACGAGGGGCTCGCACTGGCGCGAGGACTTCCCCGACCGCGACGAGCGCGCCGGCCACATCGACAGCTGGCTCGAGGGTGGGCTGATCCGCTCCCGGTGGATCCCGTCGCCGTCGACCGACCCATCCGAGACACCAGCGGAAGTGATCGCATGAACCTCACGCCGTACGCCGCCCTGCCGGCGTCGCTGCTCGACGAGCTGCGCGCCGCAGCACTCGACCCCGATCGCATCTACTTCGACATCGTCACGGCTCTCCACGAAGACCTGCCCGCCGAGGCCGTCGACACCACCAGCGTCGCCACGATCTCTGCCGACGCGACGGGGCAAGCCGACTTCAACGCCCGCGAGGAGGGCGTGGTCGCCGGCCTCGGCGTCGCGGCGCTCGTCTTCCACGTCGTCATGGGCGACACCGTGACGATCACCGACCGGGTTGCCGACGGCACGCATGTCACGCCCGGCGCGCGTGTGATGAGGGTGTCCGGGCCGACCCGCGGCCTGCTGACGGCCGAGCGCACCGCGCTCAACTACGCCAGCCACCTCTCCGGCGTCGCCACCGCCACCTCCCACTGGGTCGCAGCCCTCGACGGCACGCGCGCCAAGGTGCTCGACACCCGCAAGACGCTGCCCAACTGGCGCGCCCTCCAGAAGTACGCCGTCCGCTGCGGCGGCGGCGTCAACCACCGCTTCGGCCTGGCCGACATGGCGATGGTGAAGGACAACCACGTCATCGCCGCCGGGGGAGTCGTGCCCGCGCTCGAGGCCGTGCGAGCCGCGTTCCCCGGGCTCCCCGTCGAGGTCGAGGTCACCGACCTCGACCAGCTCCGCGAGCTGCTCGATGCCGGCTGCGACCGGATCCTGCTCGACAACATGGACAGCGCCACCATGGTCGAGGCGGTGCGCATCACCGCCGATCGCGCCAGCCTCGAGGCATCTGGCGGCCTGACGCTCGAGCGGGCCCGCGAGGTCGCCGAGACCGGGGTCGACTTCATCTCCGTCGGCGCACTGACGCACTCGGTCATCGTGTTCGACCTCGGCATGGACCTGTCGGACACATGAGCCTGCTGGCGGCCGACATCGGCAACAGCTACACCGTCTTGGGCCTCCTCGACGGTGACGAGGTCGCGTGCCACTGGCGGGTGGCGACCGACGAGCGTCGTACCTCCGACGAGTGGGCAGTCCTCGTGCGCAGCTTGCTGGCCGACTCCGACAAGCTGGATGCCGTCAGCGGCATCGCCGTCTGCGCGACGGTGCCGTCGGTGCTGCACGAGTGGCGCGAGATGCTCGGCCGCCACTTCGCTGACGTGCCCGCCGTCGTGGTCGAGCCGGGCGTGCGC
This is a stretch of genomic DNA from Nocardioides sp. InS609-2. It encodes these proteins:
- a CDS encoding L-aspartate oxidase; translation: MTDTTGVRRPAPELVPERLTAPDPGWTTQADVVVIGSGIAGLTAALGIHAEDGGLKLLVVTKDVLNAGSTQWAQGGIAAALGPGDTPDQHERDTLVAGAGACDIEAVRALVTEGPDAVRELIALGTNFDHHPDGELSLTREGGHHRDRIAHAGGDATGAEIQRALIAAVERAPEIEVIQHALAVDLLLAADGGVAGVTLHVLGEGQRDGVGAVHCRAVVLASGGLGQVFSQSTNPTVSTGDGMAIALRAGAVLRDLEFVQFHPTVMYLGPDSQGQQPLISEAVRGEGAFLVDFEGARFMQGQHELADLAPRDVVAKAITRRMIETGHQHMWLDATHLGPEFWEKRFPTILAVCREHGVDPVTELIPVAPAQHYASGGVATDLYGRSSIAGLYATGEVACSGVHGANRLASNSLLEGLVFSRRIAEVLPGELRERVSAASDDRLAWLVAGSHRRDLQDVMTRQVGVLRNDAGLQRAMTYLHELEAGDAVPGTDAWETTNLLAISTALAQAAFIRTETRGSHWREDFPDRDERAGHIDSWLEGGLIRSRWIPSPSTDPSETPAEVIA
- the nadC gene encoding carboxylating nicotinate-nucleotide diphosphorylase, producing the protein MNLTPYAALPASLLDELRAAALDPDRIYFDIVTALHEDLPAEAVDTTSVATISADATGQADFNAREEGVVAGLGVAALVFHVVMGDTVTITDRVADGTHVTPGARVMRVSGPTRGLLTAERTALNYASHLSGVATATSHWVAALDGTRAKVLDTRKTLPNWRALQKYAVRCGGGVNHRFGLADMAMVKDNHVIAAGGVVPALEAVRAAFPGLPVEVEVTDLDQLRELLDAGCDRILLDNMDSATMVEAVRITADRASLEASGGLTLERAREVAETGVDFISVGALTHSVIVFDLGMDLSDT